The following DNA comes from Vicia villosa cultivar HV-30 ecotype Madison, WI unplaced genomic scaffold, Vvil1.0 ctg.001839F_1_1, whole genome shotgun sequence.
TATTGTTAAATCTAAAATTGATTTTCTGTTTGGGACGAAATCAGAATGCTAGTTATGCTTAATAtcatgaattgaattgaatttcttgtgaTTATTAGAAGAAATTCTTGTTATTATGATATGTGTATGTGTATGATAATTTATGAATTTTACTCTGAAACTCTATTATGCTGCAATATACTATAGATTATTCATTTGAAGGAAGTTTGtaattatgtattttttgtttgtttgtttagggGAGGAATATTCTTGAAACAGATCATCCAGAAGGTCCTTTTGGCACTAAGGTCAGTGTTCTAACTTGTTTCTGAGCTCACTTAGATTTGTGTTTGCTGCTGCTTTCCTATGTGTTGGATTAGATCTTGCTAGAGTTGATTTTGACATGTACTTTGTAGCGGAATGATTTGTGTTTGATGACCTTTAAGTAGAAAAGTGATTTTTTGGCAAACTAGTAACTACTTTCATATCATAATATATTGGAAACTGACTATGCATTGATTATGATTTTCCTCTTTCACTTTGTTCATGCTTATTATCCATAGTAGTTGCAATTTGCAAGTATCATTACTATATCTATAACAAATATCTGCATTACCCAACTCTCCTTCCAAACTCACAAACCTCCCATCAGAGAAGAGTGCCCATTCTGTAAGCATCTTAGAGTTCCGATCTTTAATTTTGAAACTGAAAGAATCTTCATCCTTGTTAGAGATAATAACGTATTGATAATTTTGTTGAACATTTGCTGGAATATTGTCGAACAatccattatttccaagtttTCCGCTTTTCCAATACACTTTCCCGCGTTTCTTAATgttcaattcttcttcttttggTTCCCATTCAAGACTAAATTCACCCAAATATGGCAGTGAAGGAGTCAACCACGAAATTAGAGACCAATTATGTCCCGTTTTTCGATTAACACCTAACTTCATCGCTGGGATCAAAATATCTGATGGATAATCAAAACTCTGCCACAATAAACTCTTAGTTCCATTGGGGTGAAGTTGTTCAAGTACAAAGTTACCTGTGTCTAGCATAGTAGCCAAAGTATTGTTTCTATAGGCTTTTTCTTATTTTCGACTATAAAAAAAGAGTGTATGAGAGATTTGATCTTTGGTGGGAGGTAAATCTGTCTGGAATTTTTAGTGGAGGCTGTCTTTCTTTGGCTGGGAAGAGGAACTTCTCTCCAATCTCTGTCAGAGAGAGAGAGATCCGCCTCTGCCACCACCAACTGCATTTTATTTCTTGCAAAGATTCTGTCCCAGTAATTCCATTTATATACAATAATTCTGTCCCAGTAATTTTTTGGTTGCTCAACACATGTTTTGGTactgttagtgcatttttttatatgaatttagttttgaatgtgttatgtgttttgaatgtgttatgtgttgtgtttcaaatatatagatTATCAAGCGATGGACAAAGAGTGGACTAAATTACCGTGGTTTAGTCAAGAGTACATCAACGGTGTTACTCGATTTTTAGACTTTGCCTTCACTAAAGGAAGTCCTCAAGGAGGTGAACTTCTATGCCCTTGTACTAAGTGTAAAAATATATATTGGAAAACCAGGGATATTATTAGGGATCACCTAATAGCCAAAGGTTTTCTAGACGGTTATGACGTTTGGGTGCACCATGGGGAGAAACTACAAAGGTCTATGGAAATTGGTGATGGGATGGAAGATCAAGATGGATCACATGATGACATTCCTGGCTTATTGCATGACATATATGGAGATAGGGAGAAGCACACGGAGTTGGTGAAGGTCCCAA
Coding sequences within:
- the LOC131636809 gene encoding G-type lectin S-receptor-like serine/threonine-protein kinase At1g67520, giving the protein MLDTGNFVLEQLHPNGTKSLLWQSFDYPSDILIPAMKLGVNRKTGHNWSLISWLTPSLPYLGEFSLEWEPKEEELNIKKRGKVYWKSGKLGNNGLFDNIPANVQQNYQYVIISNKDEDSFSFKIKDRNSKMLTEWALFSDGRFVSLEGELGNADICYRYSNDTCKLQLLWIISMNKVKEENHNQCIVSFQYIMI